The window TTTTGTGTTTTAAAAAGCCCAGCCATTACATAAAGCAATGCATTAGCCGTTTTAAAATTTGCAAGTTTATTTACTGGCTTAGTAAATTCATCAAAAACATCGATAATTAAACCTTTGCTATTTAATTCATATTTATTAGCTTTTAATGAAATTCCTTCCAAAATATAAGCGGCTTTATTATTTTCTGGGGTATAAAATCCTGCCCCATCACGATAAACGGCAAGCCTGAAACGGGCATTCCCATTCCACTTATTTCGTTTAGCTAAATCAGCGCATTTTTGACGGAGAAAGTAATCGTCCATTAAAGCGTGCCCATCAATTTTTAATACTTTCATACCAGATGCAAGCCTATCTGCATGTAAATCTGCAAATTGAAGTTTGTTATTTATCATCCGCATACTTTCAAAAAGGCCATCACCAAATTTAAAACCGCGATTTGAAGCAGTTAAAATGGGTGTCTCAATCCCTTGAAACTCATCATTAAATAAGATGTACTGTTGAGACATACGTTACGTGGTAGCGATATAATTTTCCCATTTAGTTAACGCCGCTTTAAAATCTGGCGGTAATTGAGATTCAAAATGCATATATTCTTTTGTAGTTGGGTGAATGAAACCTAAGGATTGTGCGTGTAATGCTTGCCTTGGCAGTAATTCAAAGCAGTTTTCTACAAACTGCTTATATTTAGTAAACGTAGTTCCTTTTAAAATCTTATCACCACCGTAAGTAGCATCATTAAATAGTGGATGCCCGATATGCTGCATGTGTGCCCGGATTTGGTGAGTACGACCTGTTTCTAATTCGCAACTTATAAGTGTTACATAGCCTAAACGCTTTAAAACTTTATAATGTGTAACCGACCATTTTCCTTTATCTTCTTCGTCGAAAATGTCCATTATACGCCGATCTTTTAAGCTTCGGCCAATGTATCCTGTTACTGTACCATCATTTTCAATATCACCCCAAACCAAAGCAATATACTTCCTAGTGATGCTGTGATCAAAAAATTGTCTGGCCAAATGGGTAATGGATTTCTCATTCTTACTCACCAATAATAATCCCGAAGTATCTTTATCAATTCTATGTACCAATCCAGGTCTGCCTTCATTACCAGGCAACTGCGGCAATTGTTCGAAATGGAAAGCTAATGCATTAACCAACGTTCCTGTGTAATTATTAAAACCAGGATGAACAACCATTCCTGCAGCCTTATTAACCAAAAGCAAATCGCTATCCTCATATATAATTTCTATAGGAATATTTTCAGGATAAACTTCAGTATCACGAGGTGGATGTGGTAAAACGATTGAAATTTCATCATGAGGTTTTACTTTATAGCTTGCTTTTATTTGTTTTTGATTTACTAAAACATTGCCTGCATCTATTGCATTTTGAATACGGTTACGCGATGCGTTTTCTATCCGAATCATTAAAAATTTGTCAATACGAAGCAGTGATTGCCCTTTATCAACAATGATTTTTAGATGCTCATATAATTCCTGCTCCTCTGATTCTTGTAGCTCAACCTCATTTTCCATGGCGCAAAATTAAACTTTTAAAGTTCAGTATTTAGTAAAACATCTTATCTTTAGTGAAATACTCCAAAATATTCAGATGAAAAAACTTTACTACCCAAAAGCCTTTTTATGCTTCATAATCGTTTGTATGGGGCAACAAGTAAATGCGCAGCAACACGTTGAAGATTTATTTAAATCTGGTCCAGCAGATGCCACGAAACTTATAAATGCCTATTTTGACCCACTATATAAAGGCTTAGGAGCAGGTTTAACTGATGGTTGGACAAACACTGCTAAATCGAAAGGGTTTTTAAAGTTTGACGTAAGGGTATCTGCAACTGCAGCATTTGTTCCACAATCTGACAGAACATATGATGTTAATACTTTAGGTTTAAACAATATTAAGCCAGCTTTAGGATCGTCGTCTATAGGGCCAACGGCTTTCGGCAATGATGAAGAAGGCGGTAGAATGCAAATTTACACAAGTGGTGGTTTGCCAACAACTTCATTTTTTAATTTACCACAAGGCCTTGGGTTCCATGTTGTACCATCAGCCCAAATACAAGCCACGCTTGGTTTACCAAAAAATATAGACATTTCATTGAGGGCAATGCCTAAAGTTCAAATTAGTGAGGATTTAGGCAGTTTATCAATGATTGGATTTGGAGCTAAAATTGAATTGCTTCCACTATTAGCTGGTAAATCGGAAAAGATTATCCCCATTGACATTGCCATTGCTGGCGGTTTCACCCAATATAAATATACACTTCCACTTAATACAAATAACTCGTCAAATTCGGATCAACGCATTGATGCTAGATTTAATGGTGTAAATATTGATGCAATAGTTTCCAAACAGCTTTTGTTTTTCACTCCGTTCGCAAGTGTGGGTTATCAAACCTCAAATACAAATTTAAGAGCTCTTGGCACCTATAATTTCGATACTGGAAACGGTACTTCGGCAACATTTACTGATCCAGTATCAAGTAAGCAAACGAATATCGATGGCTTAAAAGGTACGCTTGGCTTTCAACTTAAATTCGGTTTTTTTAGATTATATGGCTCTTATACTGAATCGAAATATAGTATGGTGAACGCAGGCATTGGTTTTGGTGTTGGTAAATAATTTAAAAAAATGAAGTAGGTATAAACAGACTGGCTTATTATTTGCTTGTTTAACATACCTAATCAACATCATCATGAAAAATTTTACCCAAAATGTAAAAATTATTCTAAAGTTTTTCCCATACTTAGTGAGGAAAATCTATTTCAAGTAAATTATTAACCAATATTTTACTAAACACTTACAACCGTTAAGTGTTTTTTTATTTTTACAAGTGTTTGAAAAAATATACAGTCCTGTACAAAAATTAAATTTAAGTCCATTTAGCAATTTATTTGTAAAACGTGATGACTTAATTGATCCCTATATATCTGGTAATAAATGGCGAAAGCTTAAGTACATTCTCCAAAGAGCAAGCATCGATAAGAAATCTCATTTAATTACTTTTGGTGGAGCTTATTCTAACCATTTGGTTGCTACCGCCGCCGCTGCTGCCAAATCCGGTCTAATGTCTACCGCTTTTGTTCGTGGTGATGAAGAAGTTAACAATGAAATGTTAATGCTTTGCAAGCTTTACGGTATGAAACTGATATTTACTGATCGCGAAAGTTACCGCAATAAAACAGCTCTATTTAATGCACATTTTCAAAATGATAGTCATGCTTATTTTATCGATGAGGGTGGCGCATCGCCAGAAGCGGTTTTGGGATGTTCAGAAATTATTGCAGAACTGCCAAATACTTATGATCATATTTTTTGTGCAGCAGGTACAGGCACAACAGCGGCTGGTTTATTAGAAGGAATAAATGCAGCTAATTTAAAAACCAAACTTCATATAATACCAGTTTTAAAGGGAGGTGAATTTATTAAGGATGAAATTTTAAAATATACAGCCAGTTCTGATCAATTGATTTTACATTTAGACTATCATTTTGGTGGCTATGCTAAAATAACCCCAATCCTAATTGAATTTATAAAAAATTTTATTTTGAAAACAGGTGTACTTATCGACCCAGTTTATACGGCAAAAATGTTCTATGCAATTGTTGATCTTCAACAACAAGGTATTATTAAAGAAAGCGATAAAATTCTAGCCATACATACTGGCGGACTTTTAGGCATACTAGGAATGAAAGATAAATTTTAACATAAAAAAAGGCGACAAGAGTAATGCTCTAGCCGCCCATTATATAATGTAATTTAGTTCATTACCCAATCAGGCCTTTCAAAGTGACAGGTATATCCATAAGGATTTTTTTGCAAATAATCTTGATGTTCTTCTTCAGCATTCCAGAAATCACTTACTGGCAAAACTTCAGTAACGATTTTACCAGGCCAAATTCCAGAAGCATCCATTTCTTCAATCAGCTTTTCCGCAGTCTCACGCTGGGTATCATCCGCATAAAAAATAGCAGAACGATAAGAAGCGCCTAAATCATTTCCTTGTCTATTTTTTGTTGTTGGATCGTGAATTTGAAAGAAATATTCGAGAAGTGCACGATATGTTAATGCTGATGGATCAAATATTATTTCAATAGCTTCTGCATGCGATCCATGATTCCGGTACGTTGCATTTGGAACATCACCGCCAGTATAACCCACAACCGTCGAAATTACACCAGGATAATGGCGGATAAGTTCTTCTACCCCCCAAAAACAACCGCCCGCTAAAATGGCTTTTTCAGTATTCATATATATTCCGTTTTATTAATTAAAGGTACGATGTAGCTGCTTAATAGGCAAATAAAGCAAGCAGATTTCAAACCATATTATATTTAAAATGACCTTATTTTTATAAGCTTTAATTATAGGATTAATAACACCGCACAAACTATAATTCAATTATTTAATACTGTTTTTATTGAATAAAGTTTTCCACATTTAATAGTCAAAACTTAGTTTTATCATAAAAACATACTTTAAACTGTTTAAACCTATTTTCCAAGAAATTGATAAAAAGTGCTTAAATTTTGTTTCCAGGCCCTTTTTAGTAAATTTGAGTACACAAAAATCAAATTTTATGTACCAATTAACAGTCCCGGCAAATCGAGTAAAGGAATCTTTAAGTAAGCACATTTTAGCTGATGGTTTCGACCTTACCTATGATATGGAGAAAAGCCATGGCGCTTATATTTATGATTCAAAATACAATAGAACTTTGCTTGACTTTTTTACCTGTTTTGCTTCCGTTCCATTAGGCTATAATCATCCGAAAATGGTAAATGATGAAGGGTTTATAAAAAGTCTTTTACAGGCAGCTCTTGCAAATCCATCAAATTCTGATGTTTATACTCAACAATATGCTCAATTCTTAGAAACGTTTTCGCAGGTTGGAATTCCTAATTATTTGCCACATGCTTTTTTTATTGCTGGAGGAGGTTTAGCCGTAGAAAATGCAATTAAAGTAGCTATGGATTGGAAAGTCCAAAAAAACTTTGCTAAAGGATATAATAAAGAAAAGGGTTTCAAGGTTTTGCATTTTGAAAAAGCATTTCACGGCAGAACTGGGTATACCTTAAGTTTAACAAATACAGCGCCTGACAAAACAAAGTGGTTTGCAAAATTTGATTGGCCAAGGGTAAGCGTACCTCTTGTTAACTTTCCTTTAGAAGGTTTTAATCTTGGTCAAGCAATTGAGACAGAAGAAACCTCCATCTTTCAAATTAAGCAAGCTTTTGCAGAATTTAAAGATGAAATTTGTGCAATAATTGTTGAGCCAATACAATCAGAAGGTGGAGATAATCATTTACGTGAGGAATTTTTGATTCAGTTAAAAGCCCTCGCTGATGAAAATGACGCGTTTTTAATTTATGATGAAGTACAAACTGGAGTAGGTTTAACCGGAAAATTTTGGTGCCACCAACACTTTAGCGAAAAAGCTAAACCAGACATTTTGGCTTTTGGTAAAAAGATGCAGGTTTGTGGGATTTTAGTCGGCAATAAGGTTGATGAAGTTGAAAATAATGTGTTTAATGTTCCAAGCAGAATTAATTCCACCTGGGGCGGTAACTTAGTTGATATGGTGCGTTCTACGCAAATATTACAAATTATAGAAGAAGATAAGCTATGCGATAACGCAACTGAAGTAGGTGATTATTTAAAAAATAATTTAACACAATTTGCACAAAAATACAATACCATAAACAATGTAAGAGGAAGAGGTTTGCTTTGCTCCTTTGATTTTCCCGATACCCAAATGAGAAACAATTTTATCAATAAAGGCATTCAGAATAATGTTATGTTTTTAGGCTGTGGAGAAAAAACAATTCGTTTCAGACCAGCATTGTGTATCGAGCAAAAACATATTGACCAAGGGTTGACGGTTATGGAAAAAATATTGCCTTTATTGTAGGCATGAGCAAAAAATTCCTATTTTATTCTATCATCATAACGGTAGTTATCCTCATCTTCTTTATGGTAAAGGATACTCTTAATCAGCCAGGTGTGAATGATATGAAAGCTGGTTTTAAAGAAATCGCAAAGTTTAGAAACGCAAATAATACTGGTCCTATTCAGCGGATTTATGTTGTTACGGTAAAAGATTCTGTTTGGAAAGAAATGGAAGATTACGGCAATTTAATGCCGCATACAAAATATGGAAACACCAAAGTTTATTTCTTCATGGAGAATGCAAATGTTCCACAGGTCCTGCATCCTGGAGAAATGAACTTTGATCCTACGTACAATAAATCATGCATTGCCTTATTTGAAAAAAGTGCGATGAGTCAGGTTGCGTTTAATAAAAATCCACTTTAGAATTTTTATTCGTTCTCTTATTAATCCTTAAAGCAGTAAATTTTTATAGTTTATTTTTTATTATGCATTAAAAATTTTTATATGAAAATGATCGGTTCTGCACTTTTGGCTACAGCAGTCCCGCTTTCCTTCCTGCCGATATAAGGAATCGGCATCCATTCCAATCGGGTTTAAGAACGAAGCTAGCTGTCCAAAACTTAATTTATAAACCTGGTAGAAGCGGTAGCCCACAATTTTTTCTATTGTGGCTATAGCGAATGGCAGGACTAAAGAAGCTATGAAATAGGAGCTTTCGTTTCTTAAACCATAAATAAGTTCTACGTTTTTTAGCCCGCCAGTTTGTGTATCAACTGTTATACAAAGGCTGAAAACCCTGTAATGGCTCTGCCTACAATTAAAGTATTTATTTCTTTTGTGCCTTCGTAAGAGTATATTGCTTCAGCATCAGCAACAAAACGGGCAACATTATATTCGAGCAAAATGCCATTACCACCCATCACTTCGCGAGCTCTACTCACCACATCTCTGGTTCGAGAAGAACAAAATACCTTTGCCAAAGATGCATGCTCATCTTTTAACAAACCTTGGTCCTGAAGTTGCGACAAGCGGAAACACAACGTTTGCATTGCAGTTAAATTTGCCAACATTTCTACTAAATGATTTTGAATTAATTGAAATGACGCAATCGGTTTTCCAAATTGTTTTCTGGTTCTGGTATATTCCAATGCATTTTCATAAGCGCCTCGGGCACATCCAACGGCTTGCCATGCCACACCGGCCCTTGTCATTTGCAATACTTTCGCGGTATCCTTAAAAGAATTCGCGTTTAGCAAACGATCTGATTCTTCTACAATACAATTGGTAAGCGTGATTAACCCATTCTGAACAATGCGCAAAGCCATTTTGTCTTGCATTTTCTCAACAGCGAAACCAACATTCTCCTTTTTAACAATGAAACCCTTTACATCACCACTTTCTTCCTCTCTTGCCCAAATTATTAATATATCGGCAAAAGTTGCGTTACCAATCCACTTTTTCTGACCGTTCAAAATCCATTTCCTATCAATTTTCTTACAAGTCGTGGTCAATCCTCCAGCTGCAGCCGAACCAACTTCGGGTTCTGTTAACCCAAATGCTCCAATAATTTTAAACTGCTGCATTAAAGGAAGCCATTGTTGTTTTTGCTCTTCAGATCCACAAAGATAAATTGAACCCATGGCCAAACCGCTTTGAACACCAAAAAAGGTGGAAATTGAAGTGTCTATTCTTGCCATTTCCATGGCTAAAATGCCTTCCATTAAATTAGATTTACCAGGACAACCATATCCTTTATATGTTAAACCACAAATATTAAGCTCGGCTAATTTTGAGATAATTTCGAATGGAAACTCAGCTTTATTCCAATAATCGTTTACAATTGGTTTAACTTCTTTTTCTAGAAATGCCCTAACTTTTAATTGAAGATCACGATCCTCATCTTTCAACGCTTCATCTCCTAAATGATAGAAATCGCCATCAATAGGTGGTAATTCTCTTTTTTTTCCAGACCCACCGCCCATCATTTTCATCATTCCCTGAATTTGTTTATTGTCTAAATTTGAAATGGTTTCAACCATTTTTGGTAAATCGACTTTTTTAGATAATAACTCTAACTTATTAAAATCCAAGTGTTTAAAAAGATTGTATGCATTTCTTATCGAAGAGAATATATTCGCCATTTTATTCGTTTTAAGAGTAACAAACAAAGTGGAATTTTGTTATACATGGCGATTTAACTTCGAAGGCCTCAAAGTTTCATGTGAAGAAAATAATAGAACGGCTAGGTTGAACTCGGCTTTGCGTCCTTCGCGATTTACTTCTCTTTCTTTGCGGTTAATTAACAGTTACTTTAAATCAAATAAATTATTCACGCCCAATAACTTTCTAGATGTAAATCCTTCACCAAAAGTAGCTCCTATACTTTTTCCAAATTCCCTTGAACGACCAATAACAGTTTCAAAAAATTCTGGAGAAGAAATATAGGTATCTAACCCTTCAACATCTGGATTATAAAATTGAGTTTTAAAAGCCTTAATTGATTCAATTTTTTTATCCATATGATCAGAAATATCAACGATAATATCTGGTTTCAAATAGCGATCCTGAATATATTGCAATAATAATCTCGGTCGATGAGCTGACTGCGCTTCCCCATTAATTTGCGTTTCAATTTTTGGTAGGCCAGAAAGAAATACGGCATCATAAACTAAATCCCCTGCCCTTCCATGATCTGGATGCCGATCTTCCAAAGCATTAGATAATATAATTTCGGGTTGATATTTTCGAATAACTTTTATCACTTCTAAACGATGAAACTCATCATTTAGAAAAAATCCATCCCTCATTCTTAGATTTTCACGGGCATGTAAACCTAAGATTTTTGAAGAATCTGCAGCTTCAATATCTCTTGTTTCAGCAGTGCCGCGTGTACCTAATTCGCCTCGTGTTAAATCAACTAATCCTACTTTTTTACCTAAAGCAATATGCTTCAAAATTGTTCCAGAGCAGCAAAGTTCGGCATCATCAGGATGTACAGCAATAACTAAAATATCTAATTTCATATTATATTAAGGGGTAATTTCACTCAACAGGCGCTGAATTTTCTTTTTAATTTTCGAACTTAAAGGTTTTGTAAATGGCAGAAAATAATCTTCTACCTCACCTTTATAATTCACAATATATTTATGGAAATTCCATCGAGGTTTAGAGCTCAACTTTAAATTTTGTTTTTTATCACTTAGAAACTGATAAAGCGGATGGGCATATTCCCCGCGAACGAAAATCTTATCAAAAACAGGAAATTTTACTCCATGATTAATTTCGCAAAAGGAAGCAATCTCTGATCCAACTAAAGGCTCTTGTTTTCCAAAATCATTTGTTGGAAAACCCAATATTTCAAAATTCGGATCATTAATTTCATCTTTAAGTTGTTGCAATTCTTTTAACTGAGGTGTAAATCCACATTCTGAAGCAGTATTAACAATCAATAAAACTTTATTTCTGTATGCAGATAATGGCTGATCATCGCCATTTATTTTTTTTACTTTAAATGAATAAACATTAGGAATGCCTTTTTGCATTATTTTATTGATAAAACCCTGAGGTACGAATGATGGATTCTATATCTCTATCCTGCTTCGGATCGTAAGTACTTTTTAAATTATGACCTACAACACGAGCAACAATCTGATAAGAAAAAGCTGCAAAACCACCTTTTGTTTGCTTTACGATATCATAAGTAGTGCGGCCAACTTCTCTATCAATGAGTTTAGTTAAAATTTGGCCTTGAGTTATAGTTAAATCTTTAATTTCTCGATTAAACATGCCTTTAATTTCATTATCGCATTGCTTAACCAATTTTTTCTGCTCTTTCTTCTCTGGTGTTCGGGCAATATCCTGCTCCAATTGCTCATATCTCCGCTTGGCGTATAAAGCATAAGGCATAACTTTTAAAACATTGTACCTTAATCTATTAAACGCCATTTGCTCTTCAGGAGACTTCCAAATTCGTAAAGCATAAATACTTACATCATTCAATTGCATCCAAGGAATCATTACACCATCAACATTTGTAGAGGCAACTCGTATCGTATCACTTTTACCACTTTTTGGAAAAACAGGGGTTGTAGTCTCCTGTGCCGCTAGCGAAAGGGTAAAAATCATTACAATACAAAGAAAAAAGAGACCTTTTAATTTCATAAATTTATACTTTACAAAGTTAGGTGTTATTTCATATATTAGGTGTTTCACAAAACTAATATAGGTTTTATTGAGAAATAAGACGCAATTTTTACGCAAAAAAAACAAATGAAAACAGAGTTAGTGATTGATTTAGAGGCGGAGAAGCAGGAAATTCTAAAAAGATATAGGGCATTATTAAGGGCTAGCAAATCTACTTTACAAAAAGGCGATAAAAAAGAAATCAGAAAGGCATTTGATATGGCGCTAGAAAGCCATAAAGATATGCGTAGAAAATCTGGCGAGCCATACATTTATCATCCAATTGCGGTAGCCCAAATTGCAGCTGAAGAAATTGGCTTAGGAACTACGTCAATTGTTTGTGCTTTACTACATGATGTTGTTGAAGATACCGATATTACACTTGAAGATATTGAAAGAGAATTTGGCAAAAAAACAGCTAAAATTATAGATGGTTTAACTAAAATATCAGGCGTTTTTGATACTAATAGTTCTTTACAAGCAGAGAATTTCCGTAAAATGCTGCTTACTTTGGCAGATGATGTTCGTGTTATTCTAATAAAACTTGCCGATCGCTTGCATAACATGCGTACCATGGAGTTTATGCCCCGACATAAGCAACTTAAAATTGCTTCGGAAACTATTTACTTATATGCGCCATTAGCACATAGATTGGGTTTATATGCTATAAAATCAGAGCTTGAAGATCTTTCTATGAAATATCTTGATCCTGATACTTATAAATTTATCGCCAAAAAGTTAAATGAGAAAAAGGCTGAAAGAGCCATGTTTATTAAAAAATTTGTGGAGCCAATCGATGGGTTTGTCCATGAGCAGGGTTTAATGGCCGATGTGTATGGCCGACCAAAATCTATTCATTCCATCTGGAACAAAATGAAAAAGAAAAATATACCTTTTGAAGAGGTTTATGATCTTTTTGCCATTAGAATAATATTAGATTCTGCCCCAGAAAATGAAAAAGCTGATTGTTGGAAAGCTTATTCTATCGTTACAGATTTATATCGTCCAAATCCTGATCGTTTACGCGATTGGGTTTCTTCTCCAAAAGGAAATGGCTACGAAAGTTTACATACCACCGTTATGGGACCACGCGGGCAGTGGGTTGAAGTGCAAATTCGTACACAAAGAATGAACGAAATTGCCGAAAAAGGTTTTGCCGCACATTGGAAATATAAAGAATCAAGCAATGATAACGGTTTGGATCAATGGATTCAAAAAGTTAGAGAGATGCTAAACAATCCCGAAGCAAATGCTTTGGATTTTTTAGATGATTTCAAAATGAACCTTTTTTCTGATGAAATTTTCATTTTCACGCCAAAAGGTGCCTTAATCCAATTGCCTTTAGGCGCAACTGCTTTAGATTTTGCTTTTGAAATTCACACAGGCGTTGGTGCAACCTGTATCGGAGCCAAAGTAAATCACAAGCTCGTACCAATTTCTTATAAGCTCCAAAATGGAGATCAGGTAGAAATTATAACCTCAAATAAACAAACACCAAAAGAAGATTGGCTAAATATTGTGGTTACGGCGAAAGCCAAATCCAAAATAAAATCTTCTTTAAAAGAAGAGAAACGCAAAATTGCTGATAACGGTAAAGAAATTTTAGAACGCAAATTAAAGTCGTTAAAGATTACTTACAATACGGATAACCTCCAAAAACTCAGTTACTTTTTCAAATTGCCATCTACTCAAGAACTTTTTGTAAACGTCGCACTCGGGAAAATTGAACTTAAAGACAT is drawn from Pedobacter mucosus and contains these coding sequences:
- a CDS encoding aminotransferase class IV: MSQQYILFNDEFQGIETPILTASNRGFKFGDGLFESMRMINNKLQFADLHADRLASGMKVLKIDGHALMDDYFLRQKCADLAKRNKWNGNARFRLAVYRDGAGFYTPENNKAAYILEGISLKANKYELNSKGLIIDVFDEFTKPVNKLANFKTANALLYVMAGLFKTQNKLDEAMILNQQGFLCESISSNIFVVYNKQIYTPALTEGCVSGVMRTVIMQLAKMNDIPLIEAQINPEVLKEAEEVFITNATQGIQWIMGYGRKRYFNEVSKFLVEKLNNF
- a CDS encoding RluA family pseudouridine synthase produces the protein MENEVELQESEEQELYEHLKIIVDKGQSLLRIDKFLMIRIENASRNRIQNAIDAGNVLVNQKQIKASYKVKPHDEISIVLPHPPRDTEVYPENIPIEIIYEDSDLLLVNKAAGMVVHPGFNNYTGTLVNALAFHFEQLPQLPGNEGRPGLVHRIDKDTSGLLLVSKNEKSITHLARQFFDHSITRKYIALVWGDIENDGTVTGYIGRSLKDRRIMDIFDEEDKGKWSVTHYKVLKRLGYVTLISCELETGRTHQIRAHMQHIGHPLFNDATYGGDKILKGTTFTKYKQFVENCFELLPRQALHAQSLGFIHPTTKEYMHFESQLPPDFKAALTKWENYIATT
- a CDS encoding DUF6588 family protein, which translates into the protein MKKLYYPKAFLCFIIVCMGQQVNAQQHVEDLFKSGPADATKLINAYFDPLYKGLGAGLTDGWTNTAKSKGFLKFDVRVSATAAFVPQSDRTYDVNTLGLNNIKPALGSSSIGPTAFGNDEEGGRMQIYTSGGLPTTSFFNLPQGLGFHVVPSAQIQATLGLPKNIDISLRAMPKVQISEDLGSLSMIGFGAKIELLPLLAGKSEKIIPIDIAIAGGFTQYKYTLPLNTNNSSNSDQRIDARFNGVNIDAIVSKQLLFFTPFASVGYQTSNTNLRALGTYNFDTGNGTSATFTDPVSSKQTNIDGLKGTLGFQLKFGFFRLYGSYTESKYSMVNAGIGFGVGK
- a CDS encoding 1-aminocyclopropane-1-carboxylate deaminase/D-cysteine desulfhydrase — encoded protein: MFEKIYSPVQKLNLSPFSNLFVKRDDLIDPYISGNKWRKLKYILQRASIDKKSHLITFGGAYSNHLVATAAAAAKSGLMSTAFVRGDEEVNNEMLMLCKLYGMKLIFTDRESYRNKTALFNAHFQNDSHAYFIDEGGASPEAVLGCSEIIAELPNTYDHIFCAAGTGTTAAGLLEGINAANLKTKLHIIPVLKGGEFIKDEILKYTASSDQLILHLDYHFGGYAKITPILIEFIKNFILKTGVLIDPVYTAKMFYAIVDLQQQGIIKESDKILAIHTGGLLGILGMKDKF
- the msrA gene encoding peptide-methionine (S)-S-oxide reductase MsrA; the protein is MNTEKAILAGGCFWGVEELIRHYPGVISTVVGYTGGDVPNATYRNHGSHAEAIEIIFDPSALTYRALLEYFFQIHDPTTKNRQGNDLGASYRSAIFYADDTQRETAEKLIEEMDASGIWPGKIVTEVLPVSDFWNAEEEHQDYLQKNPYGYTCHFERPDWVMN
- the lat gene encoding L-lysine 6-transaminase, which encodes MYQLTVPANRVKESLSKHILADGFDLTYDMEKSHGAYIYDSKYNRTLLDFFTCFASVPLGYNHPKMVNDEGFIKSLLQAALANPSNSDVYTQQYAQFLETFSQVGIPNYLPHAFFIAGGGLAVENAIKVAMDWKVQKNFAKGYNKEKGFKVLHFEKAFHGRTGYTLSLTNTAPDKTKWFAKFDWPRVSVPLVNFPLEGFNLGQAIETEETSIFQIKQAFAEFKDEICAIIVEPIQSEGGDNHLREEFLIQLKALADENDAFLIYDEVQTGVGLTGKFWCHQHFSEKAKPDILAFGKKMQVCGILVGNKVDEVENNVFNVPSRINSTWGGNLVDMVRSTQILQIIEEDKLCDNATEVGDYLKNNLTQFAQKYNTINNVRGRGLLCSFDFPDTQMRNNFINKGIQNNVMFLGCGEKTIRFRPALCIEQKHIDQGLTVMEKILPLL
- a CDS encoding acyl-CoA dehydrogenase family protein, with protein sequence MANIFSSIRNAYNLFKHLDFNKLELLSKKVDLPKMVETISNLDNKQIQGMMKMMGGGSGKKRELPPIDGDFYHLGDEALKDEDRDLQLKVRAFLEKEVKPIVNDYWNKAEFPFEIISKLAELNICGLTYKGYGCPGKSNLMEGILAMEMARIDTSISTFFGVQSGLAMGSIYLCGSEEQKQQWLPLMQQFKIIGAFGLTEPEVGSAAAGGLTTTCKKIDRKWILNGQKKWIGNATFADILIIWAREEESGDVKGFIVKKENVGFAVEKMQDKMALRIVQNGLITLTNCIVEESDRLLNANSFKDTAKVLQMTRAGVAWQAVGCARGAYENALEYTRTRKQFGKPIASFQLIQNHLVEMLANLTAMQTLCFRLSQLQDQGLLKDEHASLAKVFCSSRTRDVVSRAREVMGGNGILLEYNVARFVADAEAIYSYEGTKEINTLIVGRAITGFSAFV
- the bshB1 gene encoding bacillithiol biosynthesis deacetylase BshB1, producing the protein MKLDILVIAVHPDDAELCCSGTILKHIALGKKVGLVDLTRGELGTRGTAETRDIEAADSSKILGLHARENLRMRDGFFLNDEFHRLEVIKVIRKYQPEIILSNALEDRHPDHGRAGDLVYDAVFLSGLPKIETQINGEAQSAHRPRLLLQYIQDRYLKPDIIVDISDHMDKKIESIKAFKTQFYNPDVEGLDTYISSPEFFETVIGRSREFGKSIGATFGEGFTSRKLLGVNNLFDLK
- a CDS encoding glutathione peroxidase — its product is MQKGIPNVYSFKVKKINGDDQPLSAYRNKVLLIVNTASECGFTPQLKELQQLKDEINDPNFEILGFPTNDFGKQEPLVGSEIASFCEINHGVKFPVFDKIFVRGEYAHPLYQFLSDKKQNLKLSSKPRWNFHKYIVNYKGEVEDYFLPFTKPLSSKIKKKIQRLLSEITP
- a CDS encoding DUF4294 domain-containing protein, with amino-acid sequence MKLKGLFFLCIVMIFTLSLAAQETTTPVFPKSGKSDTIRVASTNVDGVMIPWMQLNDVSIYALRIWKSPEEQMAFNRLRYNVLKVMPYALYAKRRYEQLEQDIARTPEKKEQKKLVKQCDNEIKGMFNREIKDLTITQGQILTKLIDREVGRTTYDIVKQTKGGFAAFSYQIVARVVGHNLKSTYDPKQDRDIESIIRTSGFYQ